DNA sequence from the Mauremys mutica isolate MM-2020 ecotype Southern chromosome 9, ASM2049712v1, whole genome shotgun sequence genome:
TTACTCCTGCTGTACTTAGCAGCTAAAAGCTCTTGGATTTCCCTGATAGCTCACCTTTCTCTCTTGTGAACAATTTAACAGGTGGGAAAGTGCATTCAATGAGCTGTTTTCAGGATTCATGCTTCCTTCAGTCTCTTGGATACTTTCTTCCAAGACCCATAtttgtatccatttgtttttATAGACCATCCTTAACACTGTCCTAAAAGACTTTCCAGAAACTCAGGCAAACACTAAGGAGAAAGGGGGAAGATATCAAGGGAttaggagggagaagggaggtgtttCAGACATGCAGAGAAAGCCAGGACCCCTTTTCAGCCAGCACTGCCCACTTTTGTCACTATTGTGGGCCCGTACAGAGCCCCTACACTACGTATTGAAGTTGCAGATAAGTTATACTACTGCAGCCTGTTTCTCTGGGGAGGTTCCAGTGTAGCCCTTTGGTGAATCTGGCCCACTCTGAGGTCTCCTTGTAAGTTTCATGGTTCAGCCACTGGGCTAGTCATCCTCCTtcctattaaaataataaatgccaCTGAGAACAAGGCTGAGGTTGGGCAGTGTCTTTCTAAGCAGTACCAGCTTCTCTTCCCCTCATGTTAGCTGGCTTCTTTGAATTTCCCTCTTGcttatgggtgggattttcagaccTCACCATTATTACAAGCCCTAATGGGAATGTTACAGCTCACACTTGTTGACAAATCCATGACTCAAACCATTGGCAGAGACtgggggccagattctccagTCCACAGAGGCCTGTTTGTGCCATGGCCTCCAAGAGGCTGGGAAAGGACAGTGGGAATTTCCCTCATATAGGGGAACTTTCTGCTGGCATTTGTGCCGTTACTGCTTTCTCTACCAGCTACTTCCCCACCCCACATGGAAGGGGGGTGTATTCCAGGAGTAGTACAGGACAGCACAGAGCTCCACTACATACAGTCCTTCAGTGGCCGAGGGGCCAAGCGCCACAAGCAaacccccgctccccccacacacaacacaGTCCAACCCCTGGTTCCGAAAACAATACAAAGGGAAAGTTCTGGGTGAGACTAAGCACAGCTCCTACCAGCTTGGTCTACGATAGACTGTCTCTTGGCTCAtctggcagagctgctgcctaTAAAAGACAGAGTCCTGGTTTTCTTCTTGGCTGTGATAATGTGTATGATTCACCCAAGCCGTGTCCTAATGCTGAACCATGACACCCAGAAGGAGTTCAGGGCTCTTTAACTAGCCTGCAAGGATTAAGCTTTTAGGAGCTGGGACAGCTAATACTATCCCACATATTGCCTTgttgtattctctctctctcctcccagtcTTGGCTTCCTGTCTTCCATCATGTTACCTCACATGCTAGAGGGTCATCTTCTTCTCATCTGCCATGTACCCTCATATTCTTCTTTCATATCCCTCCTTCTAATGCACTTCTTCCAGCAGTCCTTTCATTCATCAGTAATCCTCACAACCCACCTTCCCTCTGCTGTTATCCTGTGTCTTATCTAGCTTAAAGCATGTGTTTTTCAGGGCAGGGAGCATCTCCTCTTATCTCCAGCCCAATGCTGCATGGAGTTCTGTGTAGGTACCATAAGGTGACTCACCATTAATGGTGTCTCCTCCTGGTTATCCTGGGGATGAGCTCTGGCCAGGTATTGAACCCTTCTCTGGTGGTGTCTCTCCCGTCATATCCTCAGTCTAGGGACACCTCTCACTCGAGGAACCGCAACCTCCTCTTCATGACTCTAGCTGGGTCACCATACACTACCCCTGGAAGGGGAACACATAAAGTCTTTCCAGGATACACTGTCCCAGGCAATCTGCTGTCCCCTGCCTGGTTGGTGCCAcattcccagtggctggtagggaaacccaggcccgtcctctactccaggttccagctcagggaccctctggtcagcagccaaggtctgcactcCTATTCCTTGCTGCTATTCCCCTGAGCCTTCACCTACCTTAATGGCTTCCTCCCTCTCTGAGTTTGCCAGCCTACCCATTTCCTCTCCTCAGGGCATGACTACATCCTACTTCCCAGCAGCCTCCTTCTGTTGCCAGCTAActggctttatacaggccccaCCCGTGGAGTTAattagcctccctggccaccttaaccccttccagtcctgtgtgggGTGTACACAACATCACCATAGGCATAGGGTTAGCCCCTATAGAGCGCCTTGCTGCATTTGGGTCCACAGTTGTAGAGCACCAAGCAAATATAAGGTGCTATTACAGTGATTTCTATTACTGATAAAACAGttctgggaggtggagaggagggTAAGTCAGTGCCCTGTGCTTATGCTGCATTGAAAGGATAGTGTATACAACGAGCAAGAAATATCATCCTCTGGGAACAACACAGAACTTGGGTATTGGGGTATCCCCAAGCACTGGCAGACAGCAGTAGAAATACAAGACTGAGGGTTTGGTCAATTTGGTGAAAGGGTCAGAAACACTGGGCAATAAATTCCCCTCCCTCAACCTAGCTAGGGGCAACATTGATTGGAAACAATCAAAATGGATGCAAAGCTTTAGAATTCTTGCTTTCCACAGGCGTTTATTGATTGTGTTTGAGATTTACAGTCTCTGTGTGGGAGCATATTTCTCCTTAACATTtttcactgagttcagtgggtgGTGAAAGATGCCAGATTGGCAGGCCTGACCGAATCACTTGCTTATCCTCCAAGCGGATATAGCACAGTGTAAACTTCCCCCATGAACTGCTCTCACACTCTGCTTCATGGTTGAAATGGAAGGACCACCTGGAAGGGAGAATTGTCTATAGAGACTGGCCATTTGAATTCACTCAAATCACCACCCATTATACCTGCATGTCTAACTTCGTATATTGTGGCTGGGGCAATGGATCATTCAGTGAGTGTACAAATTGCTCACCCTACTGCCTCTTACTAGACCACCCGAAAAAATATAGggctatagtgtgtgtgtgtgtgtgtgagagagagagagagagaatatttccCCACCTACAAACCTTTGAGTGGCTCCAAACAgcttccacttttaaaaaaaaaaagaaaaatcaacctgCCAAAGAAGTGTTTCCTTCTTTGCAGGTTACCCTGACACAACACTGGCAATAATTAGGTGACACGTTTAAAGTACATGAGTTGGTCTTTGTACCATTAGAAAGCTAGAAACCTCCCTTGCCCAATGGTTTAAGACTTAACCCTGGAAGCTTGTGATGTGTACAGTCCTTAAAAGTGTGCTATTCAAATGTATTAAAAGCTATTTTAGGAATTTTTCAAAGATTTCCTTTCCCTCTGAGGCCTGTTGAGTTGCACTTACAATAGTGAAGGCATCTGGTTTCACAGGCAGAGGGATATGCAAAATAACATTGATGCAACTTTTAAGTAGCATGTGTGACgtgtcattccatattctttatgaaaatatgcttaggGTAATGAATATaacataactgagatgtacttcatgcaagatggctcatgtgagatatcattggaaaggttgtgATTTACTGAATGCGATTATCCTATTGGTattcatgtatcatttctgtttcTGAAGTTAAGAGTATTGACTAtgaatctgtatttcaactatgctactttgggtgatgcccactgctaacacttcaggtacaacaacggGAAAGCCAGACAGGGTGGATGGCCCATCAGAgaggacaatggactgtaaaagagcttagtcttcctgtgaacCTGTGGCTCAGCCTGTGGAGAATGGCTACAGGGccctacagagtcaggtggtcttgttaCCTAATAttaaaacattacctgggacttcttgtcactttccactgtaagggaagtgggggggggggcaaactaggaaacaaagtactcccgccttatgcaaatcctatttaagggtggagAGTGAGGTAATCCAAGGTCATCAGTTCTCCCCTGCTaccccacccaagatgactgctggaaacaactaagactgaatgggggaaagaactgggcccaggctggaagggcatctggcctgtGAAGAAGATTATTAGAACCACATTTAGGGAGAGAATTTATATGTAACCAgcttctttagtgtattaagcttagtttacgagctctgttttattttcttagtaatctgccttgttctgtctgctacctcTGTAACGACTTAAAATACACCTGTTATAGTTAATACGtttatttctggtttataatataacccagtttatgtaatgtctaactggggcgggggcgggggggaagaagtTGTGTACAccctcctccacattgagggaagaggCAAATTTCATATAATTTGGGGTTtgtactccaagggaggtggacatctgagtgctggagcaagtcccttaagctgagtcttcccagagctgatctgcagctgagCGTAGCCCTGCTTGCgtgtgtgttagaggaggttttaagagcctggctcagcaagactgGTTaaaggggcccaggctggcagaacaggtggactcagtggtatctcagcacatcaggtgacttcccaaggggtccaacccgtcacagcaTGTAACACTTTTTGCTTTCTAATGTGTATATATGGCATATGCATAATACATGATGGTGGGATATAGTTAAGTAATTCCTGCTAAAAACATCTTTTTGCCATGCCACCCTGTTAATCAGTAGCATACAAAAAATGTATTGCTTTCTGCTAATTGCAGGTCAGTTGCCAGAAGTATCTGGATGTGCTCTTAGAGGGGGGCTCAGAAGGTATTAGGAGCTAAACTTTTGAGCCTAGAGGAATGTTCAAGTCCTTCTGCGTCTACATAATAGTTTATTTGTATATGATATCAATAGGCCTCTAGCTGAAAAGATCATTTACCATCAAATATGAAAGAGTGGAAGCAGAATTCACAGCTATTGTGTGGAAGAGAAAATAGCTTATAATGTTCTTCTGATATAATTCACAGGTTCTGAATACGCTCCGGACAATTATCGTGGTTAGATGAAGATAATAGTTATTTGTGCACTTAAGGACAGTCCTGGAAATGGCTGTGCATTTCATTTCAACCGAAAAGGGTAAGGTGGTCAgaaataaagaaatgaggatGAACACAACAGAATCTCAGAAGGGTGAAAGAACAATAAGTACAGCTGAGAACAAGGAGAGAAGCTGAAGTGGGAGTAGGACAGTGCCAAATGCTATCCAAGATTAGCATTGACCTGAGAGTTTGTTACAGGTTTACTTCAtgtagttttggatttttttccaccCTGTCTTAGTGGCTAATGCAATTTTTACCACATGAAAGAGTTATGAGAGTCTGCAGTTCCTCACAACTCCTTTCCACGCTGCACATCAGAGTTAAACAAGACCCTACTACCTTTCGGACTGCACAGAAGAATTTATTGTGCCCTGTAGCCGCTCTCTAACTTTACATTTTAAAGGCTGGCTTTACTAATGCTGACTGCATGCCCTCTAGCCTCGTAGAGAAGCAGCGTCTCCAAAGTCAAACAATCACTAACCACGCTTCCTGGAGCTGCAACTTAAACTGTGTCTGCTCTTAGCTTAACTCAGTTGGAAACCACAATGACTCGCCCCCTACATCAGTCGCTTCCCTACTTTCCCCAGGTCACAGGAGTTCTGGAGGCATTTGACCATAGCTCTTCCTTGGCCAACCTCATGTCAATCTACCAGGCAGCCAACAGGACAGCCTTCAACTGGACAGACAGCCGGATTGTTGAGTGGGAGAAGTTTGCTGAGCTGGCCAAGTATGAACCAGAGTCCCAGAAGCCCACAGTGAAAGCTCTTCTAATCGTGGCATACTCAGTTATTATCATCATATCCCTGTTTGGCAACATGCTGGTCTGCCACGTGGTGATCAAGAACAAGAGGACGCATTCAGCCACCAGTCTCTTCATTGTCAACCTGGCAGTGTCTGATATCATGATCACTCTGCTCAACACTCCTTTCACTTTGGTAAGTGCCACAAGCCGCGCTGCTATGCCTGCTGAAAACATAGCTAGGCATGGGCTTGGCCATCCAGCAGAGTGCTTCATCTGGTGGCTGCACTCAGTCGGTGCATGCTTCTGGGGCTAAGACTTGAACTGGGCAGAGTCATGGCCCATAGATAGCAGCTCTGCCAGGTAAGCAAAAGAGAGGTCTTTCCAAATCCAAAATTAGCTCCAACAACATCATCTCCTAGTCCTTGCCATTGAACCACTAGAGTGCAGTAGAGCTTCCATGCGATATGGAGTGAGTGCTTGTATAGACTCCGCCACTGGACTTATTTTGGATATATTCACAAGTGGAGTGTGATTTACAGGCTCAACCCTTTAGAAGCCTCTAGATGAGATGTGAAGCGCCTAGAAGTTGCTATTTGGCAAAATGTCTGGAATTTCAGTCGTAACCTTTATAaataaggctatgattttgtcagggatatttttagtaaaagtcacggacaggtcacaagcaataaagaaaaattcatggaagccgtggcctgtccgtgacttttactaaaaatatgtgtGTCAAAATGGGGATCTGCGGGGCAGCTATGGGGTGGCTAGGAGCTCTGGGGGCCCCCACCGCAGCTTGGGTGTTGGAGCACTAGGGTTCCCCACCACCAATGGCTGAGAGCTCTGGGGGCCCCCACCACCTACAGCAGCTGGGGGTTGGGAGGTACCCCTGCCACCCACAGCTCTGGGGCCCACGGTGCCTAGGAGCCCAGGGGTTCCCCCGCCACCTGCAAGCTCAGGGGCCCCCACTGCCCACTGAAGCCAGGATCCTAGGGGTTCCCCTACCACAGCCAGAAACTGTGGGGTACCCCCACCACCTGCAGCGGCTTGGAGCTCCAGGGGCCACCAGAGGCAAGGGGGTACCCCTCCAGCTCCCGGCCCCTGTGGTTGGcgagggaccctgcagctcccgacCACCtcaggctgaagtcacagagatCGCTGGAAGTCACACATTCCATGACTTCCGCAACCTCTGTGTCTAAGTCATAGCCTTATTTATAAACAATTACCAAGGAGTTTCAATGTCTAAAGTTGACAATAGTTTCCTTGGGCTTCAAAGGAAGCCTGCCCCAAGTGGCAGAGGGCATCATAAGGCTATGTATGTTCATGAGCTCTCCAGATGCAGTCTCAGGAGCGCCTCTATTTGTTTGGCTCGGGTACATGAACCACTGTGCCCTGCTGATGGTTTTGCTGATTTGTTACATTCCCTGCAGGTTCGGTTTGTGAACAGCACGTGGGTCTTTGGAAAGGCCATGTGTCATATCAGCCGCTTCGTGCAGTACTGCTCTCTTCATGTCTCCACACTCACCCTGACAGCCATAGCTCTGGACAGACATCAGGTACAGAATCCCCAGACTGGTGTAAGATTCCTTTGGCACAGCTGCTCCAAACCATTGTATCCCCTATCTAACCATGGGTAAGCAAAGTGGAGTCCAGAACTGAAGTAAAATGGGGTGTCACAAGAGGGGGCATTGTCAGAGTTGAGAGGGGAGTTTACATAGCATCTGCCTGTTTGATTCTGGCCTACAGCCATTGGTATCAGCCTGTCATTTTTGTGAGTACTACATTCATTACAAAATGTAGAGAGAAAATAATAGGAACATACAAACAATGTCCCCTCTCTGTAGAAAACTTCCATTGATATCAGGCAATTAGTGAACTTCAAACCCTGAAATTATCCACAAATAATGTCAAAAAATGAAGAGCTCAGTTCACCTTGTGTGAAAATTCAAAATACCCAAGCCAGGTGTGCTCTGTTGCCTCAGTTACAGTGTGAGGCATTTCTTAATTTGATATATTTAGAATAAACATCCTTTCAATCTTACACAATTGTCACTGCTCAGTCATGGTTTAAGGTATGATGTAATTTCAAGACAAACCAGAGAAAATTGACTTTGGTACCAGTTGTAGAGTTCTACGTTTCAGTTTTCTCTAAATCACTCTAATTTGTTAGGCATTTCTCTAAGTATTCAGTGACTTTCTTAAAAGCATTGGAACAAGTGAAGAAAAATATCAGTTACGGGTAACAATGAAGGGACTTTTCTTTCCCGGTGAGATGATGGTCACTGTGAAGTCTCTACTGCAGGTTATTCTGAACCCACTAAAGCAAAGGATGTCACTAACAAGAGGAGCGCTGAGCATTTCTGTTATCTGGCTGATGGCAACCTGTTTCTCCCTGCCCCACGCAATCTATCAGAAGCTTTTCCAGTACAACTACCGGTAAGTTGCTCCTCTGCCCCCATGGAACGTTACACAGTCATTTAGAAGAATCGCTTCCCCCACTACTGAAATGTAGTTACTTCTTCAGGTGGGAAAAGCTGCAGCTGACATAAAGCAGGATAGTTTAGCCCAAGAAGTGACGATCACTGTGTCCAATTGACAATGCACGGGGAGTTTTATATAGACAGAATGGCCCAGATtgtcaaaggcatttaggcacctatcaTGGATTTTAATGtttgttaggtgcctaaatacctttgaggatctgggccaatgtGATTACACAAAATGGAGTTTGGTCAAGACAGCTGGCCCACTGTGAAACTTGGGGCCTTTGGAACTTTAGTGAGCACAAGTGCTCAGGGCCATGGTTTTCTATCATCGCTAAAAGACTTAGAGGTACTGTGTGGTTTCTCTCAACACTAGATTCACTCCTGGAAGGCTATTTTAGCTAGAATGCAACTGTTTTTCCCCATTCACTTTTTTGTTCATAAACAGGACACCCCTGCCATCCAACAAACCCTATATTCTTGTGAGGGAAGGTGAAGGAGGCAGGAATCAAACTTTCAAAACCACAGCACACACGTCTGGTACTTACAGAGGCAAAGCTATATGTGTCTAAGCCGCACATAGAGCTATCTAGGGTCACCACATTACACAACAAAGACTTCCCTCGCTGATCAACAGGAGCGCAGACCTCAGCAAACTGAGCCACAGGAGCTGATTTACTCAATGAGCAAGATCATCTCACTTCAGCATCTTTGGTTTTATTTGTTTGATAAATCTAAACAAGAGGAGCCTCTCTCAACACGTTAGGCACCTCTGACAAACACTTAAACACAATACATCAAAATAGAAGCAGCAGCACCATAACACATGGCGGTGCTTTTTAAGGTGGTCTGGTGATTCTGCAGGAAAATAAAACCTTTCTTGTTAATGCCACTTTGCTTTGGTTATTTTGCTGTGAAGAGGAGGTGAAGAGTGCTGTTTGCTTGGCAAACCTGAAGGAGATCAAGTGAAACTTCACATTCAGAGAAGATTCACAAAGTTCCACAAGAAGGTGAAGATTCTGAGCAGGAGTTTGGCATAGCAAAATCCATAAATGTTTCCCTTCTTGCTCcatttggggaggggaaggaagggaagggaagagggagtCCAAAGATAGCTATCTTGCATCCAATTTCAAGATAGCTATCTAGTCTACCATGCGGAAGCCCAGACCTAGCAGTTGTCTCTTTTTAGTTAAGCCTTAAACTACTACTTCTCCCTTTATATGAGATTTCTTCTGACCCCAGTGCCCACAAAGCAGCATGGATCAGTGCGAGCAAAAAGGCATGTAAATCAAACTCAGGGTGATACCTGCAATATAGCCAACACAGATGGGCAGAAGCTATTGAGGACTTATGGCTTTAGGATCCCGACATCAAAACATTGTATCatgggggcaggatggggtgaTGGATCCAGGGATCAttgtgctctggggcagggccaagATCATAGGTACTGCCTTAGTCCACTATTGACAGCAAGCTTGTGGCACCAGCTAACGAGACTCTCTTCCTAACCAGTAAAGAAAGAAGGTCTCTTCAGGATAGATGCAGCCACATATGATGCATCAAAACAAACcaggtttatttttttcccatgtTCTCGTTCAATACTGCTGGTCAGTAAATATCAAGGAGAATCCCACTGGAGCAAGAGAGAATTGATAGTATCACAGTGAGCAATATTGTCTGCTTGAGATTTCAGTCCCAAGGAGAAGAATGTGTAGGCTATAATAATCAACATTAGAAAGATTTTCATCTTGCTTACAGATCCCTCTGACTTATCTGTTAAAAAACCACACAAGATAGCCTTGGCTTTCTTCCTTGGCTCACAGCTACTTCCCTCCTATGAATGGACAGCAAAAAGAGAGGACCCAATGCTATTACATCAAAACTATTATGTTAAGAATGTTGTCTAGAAAACCTTTAATACAAGTACCCATTTGTTTTCCCTTGCCTCGCCTCTTAATTTCTCACTCCcttttggggagggaggaattCATATTTAAGATGATATATAAAATTAATGTATAGTATATTGTATTCTCTTTCTTACTTGAGCTTGCATTTTATTTGCCTGGGCAGTATCTTACTGATGTATACAATGTCCTCACTGGTTAGATCACGCAAACAGAATGCTGGATTACCTCAGTGGTTGCACTGCTTTGCAGCTATGTTTAATGTATAAACATGTTGTTTATGAATGAACAAATGCTGCTCAGACTGTTACATTTGCCCCTGTCTCTGCTCATCCATTGACACATTAGACAGCTCAGTGAGGGGAAACATTGCCTTGGGTTTGAACAATCTGAACCTAcatctctgcc
Encoded proteins:
- the LOC123377881 gene encoding probable G-protein coupled receptor 83 translates to MTRPLHQSLPYFPQVTGVLEAFDHSSSLANLMSIYQAANRTAFNWTDSRIVEWEKFAELAKYEPESQKPTVKALLIVAYSVIIIISLFGNMLVCHVVIKNKRTHSATSLFIVNLAVSDIMITLLNTPFTLVRFVNSTWVFGKAMCHISRFVQYCSLHVSTLTLTAIALDRHQVILNPLKQRMSLTRGALSISVIWLMATCFSLPHAIYQKLFQYNYREATVRSLCLPDFPEPAELVWKYLDLSTFLLLYLLPLLIITITYTHLAKKLWLRNAIGDITTQQYITHHRNKKKSIKMLVLVVVVFAVCWFPLNCYVVLISSLGIKTKNSLYFALHWFAMSSTCYNPFIYCWLNESFRSEIKSLLSMCQKVPQTQDNVLPAVIMAYREAWIEQARYKQRPSSQSIRSTTNVQTVNTDL